A region of Acidithiobacillus ferridurans DNA encodes the following proteins:
- a CDS encoding penicillin acylase family protein: protein MARLIPSPAVGHHPSDEISALLAAARARHYGEFRASFTEFGVPGQNLLCAGSRGTSSRFSLRPSRRGRRRAITTNCAIPRTRAPTGWGSSGRLDTWDDDYRPDSAAAATFEILLYYLVPALYTDERRQASALLGQWGFLTKYLIPDLEALSPTRRARLFRQVLRKTARRAGRYAVWGDMHRLGAAHWLGGLPFWARPSAWPDSPRTVPGKPP from the coding sequence TTGGCTCGTCTAATTCCCTCTCCTGCGGTAGGGCATCATCCCAGCGACGAAATCAGCGCCCTTTTGGCGGCGGCCCGCGCCCGCCATTACGGAGAATTCCGCGCGAGTTTCACCGAATTCGGCGTTCCCGGGCAAAATCTGCTCTGCGCCGGTAGCCGGGGGACATCCTCCAGATTCTCGCTACGGCCATCCCGGCGCGGGAGGAGACGAGCTATCACGACCAACTGCGCGATCCCGCGGACCCGCGCACCCACTGGATGGGGATCATCCGGACGCCTCGACACCTGGGACGATGACTACCGGCCGGATTCCGCTGCCGCGGCCACCTTCGAGATCCTGCTGTATTATCTCGTCCCTGCCCTATACACCGACGAACGGCGGCAGGCGAGCGCCCTGCTCGGTCAGTGGGGTTTCCTCACGAAATACCTGATCCCTGATCTGGAGGCGTTGTCGCCGACGCGGCGGGCAAGGCTTTTCCGCCAGGTGTTGCGTAAAACGGCAAGACGGGCGGGGCGTTATGCGGTCTGGGGTGATATGCACCGCCTGGGTGCGGCTCATTGGCTGGGGGGACTTCCTTTCTGGGCAAGGCCTTCCGCTTGGCCTGATTCCCCGCGGACGGTTCCCGGGAAACCCCCATAA
- a CDS encoding DUF481 domain-containing protein: protein MAFLSKNFFVCSILAAFFGVSLSAMADEPNIAPAVISLDKFAKKPEWSGTVGLGFSSSTGTSQALNLNTDDTLLWHRGPWLNQSLLLYNYATSQGTVNADRLDVSNQTRYDIAIQQYLFGHLSYHRNHFDGYYFRADETVGYGHYFNLSRASLLTLEAGVGARQSHPIGGDYSTRPIARLYGKYLWKFSPHAHLSEAIAAILANNGANTYNSILSVVSPLYGAFNLHLAFIATYNTKVQYGYQPLNTLTTINLDYDF, encoded by the coding sequence ATGGCATTTTTATCCAAGAATTTTTTTGTGTGCAGCATTCTGGCGGCTTTTTTCGGAGTTTCTTTGTCTGCCATGGCGGATGAGCCCAATATTGCTCCTGCGGTGATCTCGCTGGATAAGTTCGCTAAAAAACCCGAATGGTCGGGGACCGTCGGATTGGGTTTCAGCAGCAGTACCGGCACCAGTCAGGCGCTGAACCTCAATACCGATGATACCTTGCTTTGGCATCGTGGACCCTGGTTGAATCAAAGCCTGTTACTATACAACTATGCGACATCTCAGGGTACAGTCAATGCGGATCGCCTGGATGTCAGTAATCAAACCCGTTACGATATTGCCATTCAGCAATATCTATTTGGCCATTTGAGTTATCATCGCAATCACTTTGACGGCTACTATTTTCGTGCGGACGAAACTGTAGGTTATGGCCATTATTTTAATCTGAGCCGAGCTTCATTGCTGACCTTGGAAGCCGGTGTCGGTGCGCGGCAATCTCATCCGATTGGCGGTGACTATTCCACCCGTCCTATTGCTCGTCTTTATGGAAAGTACCTCTGGAAATTTTCTCCACATGCGCATTTGTCGGAAGCAATAGCGGCTATCCTCGCGAATAATGGGGCCAACACCTACAACTCAATTCTTTCTGTGGTAAGTCCATTATATGGTGCATTCAACTTGCATCTTGCCTTTATCGCCACCTATAATACGAAAGTTCAGTACGGTTATCAGCCATTGAATACATTAACTACGATCAATCTGGATTACGACTTTTAG
- a CDS encoding MFS transporter, with translation MTTSQNALDGRERRSIIALAGIFGLRLLGLFLVLPVFSVYAHGLHGAMRHPVLIGIALGAYGLTQAIFQIPFGRLSDKWGRKPVIAVGLLIFAIGSVIAAQATSIEWLLVGRIIQGAGAVAAAIIALTADLVREERWTKAMATIGITIGISFSVSLVLSAPLAQWIGVQGIFWLTAALSILAIGVLYKVIPAVPARFHRDAEMNPAALKDVLRNPNLLRLDFGIFSLHTGLTALFVVLPLVLIDPQHPLLSEADQWMLYLPVMLLSFVAMIPFIIVGEAKHRLREVFVLAIAILLAAVVWMALSNHSIWSIAIALFLFFVGFNVLEASLPSLVAKFCHPGAKGTATGVYTTAEFLGAFSGGLLGGLLYLPGQHNYSDVFWAVAAIYLVWLIVALTMQQPRYVATRIFPLPADSQDNSQLTRQLLQLPGVVEVAIFPDENAVYCKVESKIYDDERVRSIIGYASQT, from the coding sequence ATGACTACCTCACAAAACGCCCTGGACGGACGCGAACGCCGATCCATTATTGCCTTGGCCGGAATATTTGGTTTACGCCTGCTCGGGTTGTTTCTGGTATTACCGGTGTTTTCCGTCTATGCCCACGGATTGCATGGGGCAATGCGCCATCCAGTACTCATTGGCATTGCTCTGGGTGCTTACGGTCTGACTCAGGCCATTTTTCAAATCCCCTTCGGCAGACTGTCAGATAAGTGGGGCAGGAAACCCGTCATTGCGGTGGGGCTCCTCATTTTTGCCATTGGCAGCGTTATCGCCGCACAGGCCACCAGCATCGAATGGTTGCTGGTAGGGCGAATCATACAAGGTGCAGGTGCCGTGGCCGCCGCCATTATCGCGCTCACCGCGGATCTGGTGCGCGAAGAACGCTGGACCAAGGCTATGGCCACTATTGGCATTACCATTGGCATCAGCTTTAGCGTGTCGCTGGTGTTATCCGCGCCGTTAGCACAATGGATCGGGGTGCAAGGGATCTTTTGGTTGACGGCGGCGCTGTCCATCCTCGCCATCGGCGTGCTCTACAAGGTGATCCCGGCGGTCCCAGCACGCTTTCATCGCGATGCCGAAATGAATCCTGCGGCGCTGAAGGACGTACTGAGGAATCCCAACCTGCTCCGTTTGGACTTTGGTATATTTTCACTCCATACAGGGCTAACGGCGCTCTTCGTAGTGCTACCCTTGGTACTTATTGATCCGCAGCATCCGCTCCTCTCTGAGGCGGATCAGTGGATGTTGTACCTCCCCGTCATGCTGCTTTCTTTCGTGGCAATGATCCCCTTTATCATCGTCGGTGAGGCCAAGCATCGCCTCCGAGAAGTCTTTGTGCTGGCGATCGCGATTCTGTTGGCTGCTGTCGTCTGGATGGCGCTCTCCAATCACAGCATCTGGTCCATTGCCATCGCGCTGTTTCTGTTTTTTGTGGGTTTCAACGTGCTGGAGGCAAGCTTACCTTCTCTGGTGGCCAAGTTCTGCCATCCTGGCGCCAAGGGAACGGCCACTGGCGTATATACCACGGCGGAGTTTCTAGGGGCATTTAGTGGCGGTTTGTTGGGAGGATTACTTTATCTGCCCGGTCAACACAACTACAGTGATGTCTTTTGGGCCGTAGCGGCCATCTATTTGGTCTGGTTGATAGTGGCACTCACGATGCAGCAGCCACGCTATGTCGCCACCAGGATATTTCCTCTTCCTGCCGATAGCCAGGACAACAGTCAACTCACCCGGCAACTTCTGCAATTGCCTGGAGTGGTGGAAGTGGCGATTTTTCCGGATGAGAATGCAGTGTATTGCAAGGTAGAGAGCAAAATATACGATGACGAGCGGGTGCGATCCATTATTGGATATGCAAGCCAAACATAG